The following coding sequences lie in one Vanacampus margaritifer isolate UIUO_Vmar chromosome 16, RoL_Vmar_1.0, whole genome shotgun sequence genomic window:
- the tecta gene encoding alpha-tectorin isoform X1: MHARTHGRPHSKDSHGLCLILSRKSDPVALFEPWMLVCWMGLRCVEVAKLDWRGASWSSHKSRMTRPVIPVLLLFIISVSARTRVGTRDVLYPFGPAHMDLETTKMDDGSSPEIPLLLPFVLFSTSYRTIYVNNNGVISFNEHVSQFTPEAFPLSDSRSFIAPLWADVHNGIRGDIYYRETTLPQILDRATHDVRRHFKNIPNFTASWVFVATWHQVTFYGGSQTTPVNTFQTVLISDGAVSFALFNYAEINWSTGTASGGDPLTGLGGTTAQSGFNGGEIGHFLNLPGSRSNDVVNIEQTTNVNIPGRWLFRVDPELIDPANGCSYNGRFYRRGEVFWLSERCSQRCRCLDVDNEVLCQDAPCGQLETCEQQEGAFYCQPTRTSTCVVFGDPHYHTFDGLLYHFQGTCTYLLARPCWEAAGLPFFSVEAKNEDRGVPAVSWLRDVTVEVYSHRVTLQKGSLGTVKVDGLVKTLPVQLELGAVRVYKSGVAVALETDFGLLVTYDGQHYASISLPSSYFNNTCGLCGNYNDDPSDDPVLPDGTLAETVAELGGGWRAEGADWHCTDGCVDNCSVCDALTEAFFFGPDYCGLINKTDGPFRDCRAVVDPTAFVFSCIFDMCSNKDNITTLCQAIQAYALACQALGVTIRPWRTRTFCALTCPPFSHYQVCTSACPASCSDITAPLYCAHPCTEGCQCDQDYVLSGSYCVQRDDCGCEHNGLYYPLNDTFWAGPDGKEGECSLRCTCAAAGEISCVNDSCKEGEVCTAEVGALGCYPRREGLCSIAPNAVTSSFDGAFLLFPDDSSYYLLRLCGAVPANGSMLEVKLGRRLVNKGPAWKRPVVVTVASLEVQVGGLDLETVKVNGELISLPYVHPTQTVKVYRASGNATVVESRGHLRVHYTQRGSINISLSTAFYNVTCGLCGVFNDDPADDFRLPNGRLAESASQFSEGWRSIADDITCNGDCDDLYRMCTDLRLFQSPWICGNINDPGNSSFAACHGVVNPSPFFRNCLYNMCVKDGNRLALCSSLQAYAAACQDAQVVLTSWRTATNCPLPCPANSDFEECVSACPLTCSSLDESDVLCPLPCGEGCRCKDGFALRDGSCVARSDCGCASPDLDRRLPANHTFWTDRDCLERCYCNSSDNSVYCMAAPCHPEEYCQEDGGLYYCRPRTDALCVAAGYGHFLPFSGVPFELQSSCSLSLATTHCGSRDSANMTGSLPPFKLLVLNEERDTGQAVWVRGFMLEVFDFEIEVSRGYKNTATVNQERLHVPVKLGLGKVAIYTLGSLLILETDFGLKVAFDWNTLLLLTLPRQLYSASCGLCGVLPSSPATHSADDWGATWAVREAFCQVGCGNSCPRCGPEDKNPPDDGAIALTDDNGDADDDRTRELRLRLRDGLYVFPEPEAARLCGLMADREGAFARCHSKVSPEFFYQGCLRDICLDGGAQETVCSWLLAYATTCQTQRVPITSWRHDAPCVQRCPPNSHYSGCVPACPPQCAPARGQRDCSQDCVEGCHCDQGYVLNGKSCILPQDCGCYTDGKYYEPKQLFWNADCSKRCQCIGRNLVQCDPRRCKADEECGLRHGVRGCFPRRSQQCVASGGGVFKTFDGASLRLPASCSFVLSTNCHKLPDLSFQLIANFDKWSAPNLTTISHVYLYINEENILVSGNTVKVNGTPVSVPFVTGLMTRLSASEGFIDIDSPQDIRVRYNRFNTLSVSMGARLQDKLCGLCGNFNGDPGDDYITSTGRAAASALELAQSWKTNGMQDRCDETQYVALAQSCDNAAVLALQREDMCLKLTEPKGFFQPCHGLLDPRPFYRSCYLDGCYNRRGAQVCGSLAAYAEACRSMGALTTKWIAQENCSEWIYDPCATETCTNFTCELENGGDLCGCPELPVRHEGDDDVIEAEVTCKPAVMEVSISKCKLFQLGFQRGDVRVNDQRCAGVEGEDYISFHINNTKGHCGSIVHSNGTHITYKNTVWIESVNNTGNVITRDKTINVEFSCAYELDLKISLETVLKPILSVINLTLATQAGNFMTKMALYKNASYRQPYREGEVVLSTRDVLYVGVFVEGADGNQLILVVNMCWATPSRNSSDRLRYVIIERGCPNIKDNTIGMAENGVSLTCRFHVTVFKFIGDYDEVHLHCDVSLCDAERHACKVNCPPKRRMSSKERTLKDHILSVGPIRRQAADWCEEDNGGCEQMCTSKASGAVCSCVTGTLQADRKTCRTSSSSCRLASARLLLSAAIPAHLLLLR, translated from the exons GATGACGAGGCCAGTCATTCCAGTGCTTCTGCTCTTCATCATCAGCGTATCCGCCCGCACGAGAG TTGGTACTCGGGATGTCTTGTATCCGTTTGGACCAGCCCACATGGATCTGGAGACGACCAAGATGGATGACGGGAGCTCGCCGGAGATTCCTCTGCTTTTGCCCTTTGTTTTATTCAGTACCTCCTACCGGACCATCTAC gtcaacaacaatggcgtgATATCCTTCAACGAGCATGTGAGCCAGTTCACGCCGGAAGCGTTTCCCCTGAGTGACAGCCGGTCCTTCATCGCCCCCCTCTGGGCCGACGTGCACAACGGTATCCGTGGCGACATCTACTACAGGGAGACCACCCTGCCGCAGATACTGGACAGGGCGACGCATGACGTGCGCAGGCATTTCAAGAACATCCCCAACTTCACGGCCAGCTGGGTCTTCGTCGCCACGTGGCACCAGGTCACCTTCTACGGCGGGAGCCAGACCACCCCG GTGAACACATTCCAAACTGTGCTAATCTCAGATGGTGCAGTGTCCTTCGCCTTGTTCAACTACGCCGAAATAAATTGGAGCACAGGCACGGCCAGTGGCGGAGATCCTCTAACCGGACTGGGTGGCACCACAGCTCAG TCAGGTTTTAATGGCGGGGAAATTGGACACTTCTTGAATCTGCCGGGTTCGCGGTCCAATGATGTGGTCAACATTGAACAGACTACCAATGTGAACATTCCTGGACGCTGGTTGTTCCGCGTTGACCCGGAGCTGATCGATCCCGCCAATGGCTGCAGCTACAACG GTCGTTTTTACAGACGAGGAGAGGTGTTTTGGTTGTCGGAGCGCTGCTCGCAACGATGCCGCTGTCTCGACGTCGATAACGAGGTGCTCTGCCAAGATGCACCCTGCGGCCAGCTGGAGACCTGCGAGCAGCAGGAAGGGGCCTTCTACTGCCAGCCCACCCGCACCAGCACCTGCGTGGTGTTCGGCGACCCCCACTACCACACCTTCGACGGTCTGCTCTACCACTTTCAAGGAACCTGTACCTACCTTCTGGCTCGACCATGTTGGGAAGCGGCAGGGCTGCCCTTCTTCAGCGTGGAAGCCAAAAACGAGGACCGTGGCGTGCCTGCAGTCTCCTGGTTGAGAGACGTAACCGTGGAGGTCTACAGTCACCGAGTCACGTTGCAGAAAGGAAGTTTGGGAACTGTTAAA GTGGATGGCTTGGTGAAGACTTTACCGGTCCAGCTTGAGCTCGGTGCTGTCAGAGTCTACAAGTCCGGAGTGGCTGTTGCTTTGGAAACAGACTTTGGACTCCTGGTGACGTACGACGGCCAGCACTACGCCTCCATCTCTCTGCCGAGCTCTTACTTCAACAACACGTGCGGCCTCTGCGGGAACTACAACGATGACCCCTCCGACGATCCCGTCCTTCCTGACGGCACCCTTGCAGAAACTGTGGCCGAGCTTGGCGGCGGCTGGCGAGCGGAGGGCGCCGACTGGCATTGCACTGACGGTTGTGTGGACAATTGCAGCGTGTGTGACGCGCTAACGGAGGCATTCTTCTTCGGTCCAGACTACTGCGGACTCATAAACAAAACAGACGGGCCATTCAGGGACTGCAGAGCCGTGGTGGATCCTACCGCTTTTGTGTTTAGTTGCATCTTTGATATGTGTAGCAACAAGGACAACATCACCACACTGTGCCAAGCCATCCAGGCCTACGCTCTGGCCTGCCAGGCGCTGGGCGTCACCATCCGTCCCTGGAGGACTCGCACTTTCTGTG CCCTGACGTGTCCGCCGTTCAGCCACTACCAAGTGTGCACCAGCGCCTGTCCAGCCTCCTGCTCGGATATCACCGCTCCCTTGTACTGTGCCCACCCTTGCACAGAGGGCTGCCAGTGTGACCAAGACTACGTCCTTAGCGGCAGCTATTGCGTACAGCGTGACGACTGCGGCTGTGAGCACAATGGCCTCTATTATCCCCTCAATGACACTTTTTGGGCCGGCCCCGACGGCAAAGAAGGCGAATGTAGCCTCCGCTGCACCTGCGCGGCCGCGGGCGAAATCTCTTGCGTCAACGATTCTTGCAAGGAGGGCGAGGTGTGCACGGCGGAGGTGGGCGCGCTGGGTTGCTACCCTCGCCGGGAGGGGCTGTGTTCAATCGCTCCGAACGCTGTGACATCATCCTTTGACGGCGCCTTCCTGCTGTTCCCAGATGACAGCTCCTACTACCTGCTGAGGCTGTGTGGCGCTGTGCCAGCTAATGGCTCAATGCTGGAGGTGAAGCTAGGCAGACGGCTGGTGAACAAAGGCCCTGCTTGGAAAAGACCTGTGGTAGTTACGGTTGCTAGCCTGGAGGTTCAAGTGGGAGGGCTGGATTTAGAAACGGTAAAG GTCAACGGTGAACTCATCTCCCTCCCTTACGTCCATCCGACGCAGACCGTAAAGGTCTACAGAGCGTCGGGTAATGCCACGGTGGTCGAGTCTCGTGGCCATCTTCGCGTTCACTACACACAACGGGGATCCATCAACATTTCCCTCTCCACCGCATTCTATAATGTCACCTGCGGCCTGTGCGGAGTGTTTAACGACGATCCCGCCGATGACTTCCGCCTCCCAAACGGACGCCTGGCGGAGTCTGCCTCGCAGTTCTCGGAAGGCTGGCGTTCCATCGCAGACGACATCACCTGCAATGGAGACTGCGATGACTTGTACCGTATGTGCACGGATTTGCGCCTCTTCCAGAGTCCGTGGATTTGCGGCAACATCAACGACCCAGGCAACAGTTCTTTCGCGGcgtgtcacggtgtggtcaacCCGTCGCCATTTTTCCGGAACTGCTTGTACAACATGTGCGTGAAGGACGGTAACCGCTTGGCGTTGTGCTCCTCGCTGCAAGCTTACGCCGCCGCCTGCCAGGATGCTCAGGTGGTCCTCACATCCTGGAGGACAGCCACCAACTGCC CTCTTCCTTGTCCAGCCAACAGTGACTTTGAAGAATGTGTCAGCGCTTGCCCGCTGACGTGCTCCAGCCTGGACGAGTCTGACGTGCTGTGCCCTTTGCCGTGCGGCGAGGGATGCCGCTGCAAGGACGGCTTTGCCCTGCGGGACGGCTCGTGCGTGGCCCGCTCCGACTGCGGCTGCGCCAGCCCCGACCTTGACCGCCGGCTGCCCGCCAACCACACTTTCTGGACAGACCGGGACTGTCTGGAGCGCTGCTACTGCAACAGTTCGGACAACAGTGTGTATTGCATGGCGGCGCCGTGCCACCCCGAGGAGTACTGTCAGGAGGACGGCGGCTTGTACTATTGCAGGCCTCGCACCGATGCCCTTTGCGTGGCGGCCGGTTATGGCCACTTCCTGCCATTCAGCGGTGTCCCTTTTGAGCTGCAGAGCTCTTGTAGCCTGAGCTTGGCCACCACCCACTGTGGGAGCAGGGACAGCGCAAACATGACTGGAAGCTTGCCTCCCTTTAAATTATTAGTTCTTAATGAGGAGAGGGACACAGGCCAAGCAGTTTGGGTGAGAGGCTTCATGCTGGAAGTATTTGACTTTGAGATCGAGGTGTCGCGAGGCTACAAGAACACCGCCACG GTAAATCAGGAGCGCTTGCACGTTCCTGTGAAACTCGGTCTGGGGAAGGTCGCCATCTACACTTTGGGCTCGCTACTCATCCTGGAGACGGACTTCGGCCTCAAGGTGGCCTTCGACTGGAACACGCTACTTCTGTTGACTTTGCCCCGTCAACTCTACAGCGCATCTTGCGGCCTCTGTGGGGTCTTGCCCTCATCCCCGGCCACCCACAGCGCCGATGACTGGGGCGCAACCTGGGCTGTGAGGGAAGCGTTCTGCCAGGTGGGCTGCGGCAACTCGTGTCCGAGGTGCGGCCCAGAGGATAAAAACCCCCCGGACGATGGCGCTATTGCTTTGACCGACGACAACGGCGACGCGGACGACGACCGCACTCGCGAACTCCGCTTGCGTCTGCGAGACGGTCTCTACGTGTTCCCGGAGCCCGAAGCGGCGAGGCTGTGCGGCCTGATGGCTGATCGAGAGGGTGCGTTTGCACGCTGTCACAGCAAGGTGTCGCCAGAGTTCTTTTACCAAGGCTGCCTGCGGGATATCTGCTTGGATGGTGGTGCTCAAGAAACCGTTTGCAGCTGGCTGCTGGCCTACGCTACCACCTGTCAGACGCAACGGGTACCTATAACCAGCTGGAGGCACGACGCGCCGTGTG TCCAGAGGTGTCCGCCGAACAGCCACTACTCCGGATGCGTGCCGGCCTGCCCGCCCCAGTGTGCCCCCGCCCGCGGCCAGAGGGACTGCAGCCAGGACTGCGTTGAGGGCTGCCACTGTGACCAGGGCTACGTCCTGAACGGCAAGAGCTGCATCCTGCCTCAAGACTGCGGCTGCTACACTGACGGCAAATACTATGAG cCCAAACAGCTGTTCTGGAACGCCGATTGCAGCAAGCGTTGCCAGTGCATCGGCCGCAACCTGGTCCAGTGCGACCCGCGGCGCTGCAAGGCGGACGAGGAGTGCGGCCTGCGCCACGGCGTGCGCGGCTGTTTCCCGCGACGCTCCCAGCAGTGCGTGGCGTCGGGCGGCGGCGTGTTCAAGACCTTCGACGGCGCTTCGCTGCGCCTGCCCGCCTCCTGCTCCTTCGTGCTGTCCACCAACTGCCACAAGCTGCCCGACCTCTCCTTCCAGCTCATCGCCAACTTCGACAAGTGGAGCGCGCCCAACCTCACCACCATCTCCCACGTCTACCTCTACATCAACGAGGAGAACATCCTCGTCTCGGGCAACACGGTCAAG GTGAACGGCACCCCGGTGTCGGTGCCGTTCGTGACGGGTCTGATGACGCGCCTGTCGGCGTCGGAGGGCTTCATCGACATCGACTCGCCGCAGGACATCCGGGTGCGCTACAACCGCTTCAACACGCTGAGCGTCAGCATGGGCGCGAGGCTGCAGGACAAGCTGTGCGGACTGTGCGGCAACTTCAACGGCGACCCCGGCGACGACTACATCACTTCCACGGGCAGGGCGGCCGCCAGCGCTCTGGAGCTCGCCCAGAGCTGGAAGACCAACGGCATGCAAGACAG GTGCGACGAGACCCAGTACGTGGCGCTGGCCCAGTCGTGCGACAATGCAGCCGTGCTGGCGCTGCAGCGCGAGGACATGTGCCTGAAGCTGACCGAACCCAAAGGTTTCTTCCAGCCGTGCCACGGCCTGCTGGACCCGCGGCCCTTCTACCGGTCCTGCTACCTGGACGGCTGCTACAACCGGCGCGGCGCCCAAGTGTGTGGCTCGCTGGCCGCTTACGCCGAGGCCTGCCGCTCCATGGGCGCCCTCACCACCAAGTGGATCGCGCAAGAGAACTGCT CAGAATGGATCTACGACCCCTGCGCGACAGAGACCTGCACAAACTTCACGTGCGAGCTGGAGAATGGTGGCGACCTGTGTGGATGTCCCGAGCTACCTGTCAGACATGAAG GTGACGACGACGTAATCGAGGCGGAGGTGACGTGCAAGCCCGCCGTGATGGAGGTGTCCATCTCCAAGTGCAAGCTCTTCCAACTGGGCTTCCAGCGCGGCGACGTGCGCGTCAACGACCAACGctgcgccggcgtggagggcGAGGACTACATCTCCTTCCACATCAACAACACGAAAGGACACTGCGGCTCCATTGTGCAC tcAAACGGCACTCACATCACGTACAAAAACACGGTGTGGATCGAGAGCGTCAACAACACAGGCAACGTCATCACTCGGGACAAAACCATCAACGTGGAGTTCTCGTGCGCCTACGAGCTGGACCTGAAGATCTCGCTGGAGACGGTCCTCAAACCCATACTCAG CGTGATTAACCTCACCCTGGCCACCCAAGCGGGCAACTTCATGACCAAGATGGCGTTGTACAAGAACGCCTCGTACCGCCAGCCATACAGGGAGGGCGAGGTGGTCCTCAGCACGAGGGACGTCCTCTACGTGGGCGTCTTCGTGGAGGGCGCGGACGGAAACCAGCTCATCCTGGTCGTCAACATGTGTTGGGCCACGCCGTCGCGCAACAGCAGCGATCGACTGCGCTACGTCATCATCGAGCGAGG GTGTCCCAACATCAAGGACAACACCATCGGCATGGCGGAGAACGGCGTGTCGCTCACCTGCCGCTTCCACGTCACCGTCTTCAAGTTCATCGGCGACTACGACGAGGTGCACCTGCACTGCGACGTTTCGCTGTGCGACGCCGAAAGGCACGCCTGCAAAGTG AATTGTCCGCCCAAGAGGAGGATGTCGTCCAAGGAGAGGACGCTCAAAGATCACATACTCAGTGTTGGGCCCATTCGAAGacaag CGGCGGACTGGTGCGAGGAGGACAACGGCGGGTGTGAGCAGATGTGCACCAGTAAGGCGAGCGGTGCGGTTTGCAGCTGCGTCACGGGGACGCTGCAAGCGGACAGGAAGACCTGTCGGA CTTCGAGTTCCAGCTGCAGACTCGCATCTGCGCGCCTCCTGCTGAGCGCCGCGATTCCCGCGCACCTGCTTCTCCTTCGCTGA